In a single window of the Manis pentadactyla isolate mManPen7 chromosome 14, mManPen7.hap1, whole genome shotgun sequence genome:
- the YAF2 gene encoding YY1-associated factor 2 isoform X2 gives MGDKKSPTRPKRQPKPSSDEGYWDCSVCTFRNGAEAFKCMMCDVRKGTSTRFHMQLTFEKHLLVFCIWYQRGQVVWNGCKYHALFERGICGRPDFLHVLEPKQHMQQTERGSSRDDPLSSIKPDIRGLLKYVSAPFHTKLSLFWKREVFKK, from the exons ATGGGCGACAAGAAGAGCCCCACCAG GCCGAAGCGGCAGCCGAAGCCGTCGTCGGACGAGGGCTACTGGGACTGCAGCGTGTGCACCTTCCGGAACGGCGCCGAGGCCTTCAAGTGCATGATGTGCGACGTGCGCAAGGGCACCTCCACCCG ATTTCACATGCAACTGACCTTTGAGAAACATCTGCTTGTGTTCTGCATCTGGTATCAGAGAGGGCAAGTTGTCTGGAATGGCTGTAAATACCACGCCCTTTTTGAACGAGGTATTTGTGGGCGTCCTGATTTTCTTCATGTTCTTGAACCAAAACAACATATGCAACAAACTGAACGTGGAAGTAGCCGTGACGATCCCTTGTCTTCCATTAAGCCAGATATTAGAGGTCTGTTAAAATATGTAAGTGCCCCATTTCACACAAAATTATctttgttttggaaaagagaggtttttaaaaaataa